One Candidatus Regiella endosymbiont of Tuberolachnus salignus genomic window, TTAATAAAAAGAAGTCCGTCAGTGATGAAAAAAGTAAGGGGGTGAATGATGATTAATCAACAAAAATAATAGTATTAACAATTTTCAGGTATTATTATCCTCCTTCTTATTTTTGGCAAAAAATGGCGTTAAATATCTATCCAGTTTATCCGATAAAAATAACCGAAATCAAAATAGCGATTATTTTTATTTTATTCTGTCATGATATTTTTTAATTTTCCAGCTTGGCAATAATATTATCGCAAGCGCTTTCAGCATAATGCTCGATCAGGTAATGAATGAAATTATCTGGCGTGACCGTGCAACCACAATGAACGCTCACCGAAGCGGCGGATTTTTCCAGTGTTTGGTAGAGTGGGGTGGAAATAGTTATTTTCTTTTCCGTCTCAGAAGATAACATGCGTTTTCTCCTGCTTAAATAAACACATTAATCGAGTAAACCAGGTTTTATTTTTTTCTCTCCGTTTGGCAGCTAATAGCTTATTCCTTAATGCGCGTTTTCTGATTCTGCTTTGTCTGTTACTCATTACAATCTCTCCTCTCTTCAATACACCGTATTTCACGTGAGATAACGTCTTGGAAAAATAACGATCAAAACCAGTTTGATGATAAAAGGTTTTAAATTCCCGCAATGAATTTACTTTTACCTTTGGATCGATAATACCTATTCTATTTTTTATTATCGTGATTTCCCTGGTGTTAAAAGTGCGTAATAAATAAAAGATAATCTGCCATTCAGATAGCGTAAAAATATCTGATGGGAGGTAATGAAAAAGTATCGGGCTTTTTGCCATAAAAAACCGTGCCCACACAGCGGCCTTCTTGATTATACAGCGGGAAGATTTCGTATAAATAAGGGTGGCGTTTTTGCTTATGCCTCAATAAATGCGCTTTTATCAGCGTCGTTCTTTGTCCGCTTTTAATGACGTTTTTTTCTTCCTGGCGTAGATTAGCCAAAAATTCTGCCACGCAGGACGGCAGTTCATCATGCCGTTTGCCGATAATATCGACTCCCGGTGGTAAATTAAAACAATCCAGAAAAGCACGGTTGGTATAAATAAAACGCGAGTGCCTGTCTTTGATTCCCCAGCTATCTAGACTCTTGTCCATCAGCGCGGTTAGGGGGAAGGTGTTTAATTCCAGTGCTATCGTCTTCATCGGCGGTTCTTCACCTCTTCACGCCCTCTCCTCAATAGAAGAGGGTCAGTTACTTAGCCCGTGCCCAGTTTAGGCAGAAAAATAAAAATGGCTAGTCTCCTCAGTGGAGAGTCTGTCTTTTTTGCGCTCATCGCTCTCGGGGCAGGCGCTTACGGCATCCCTGCAAGGCAAACAGTGTTAGGCGGATATGAAATATCGTGAACAAACCGTGCAGTGAACGAGGTTCAAATTTAAGTTTGGCACTGGTTAACGCTTGTTTTGTCAGCGCTAATGATAAAAGACCGTAAATTGCTAATTTAATTTGTCCACTCAAGCCAGAATGCAGTTTCCTTTGTGGTGACAAAGCCATGAGGGAAATAAGCATGCTAAGAAGAGAGGACCACTACATGATAAAACAACGCCATCAACAGGGGGCATTTATTGTTGATATTGCCCATCAGATAGGGTGTTCAGAAAAAACGGTGAGACGGCACATTAGCTATCCTGCGCCGCCAACAGCAAAACGCGGTAAAAAACAGGTTGCTAAACTCGAGCCCTTTAAAGACTACATCGATTCAAGGTTGAGTGAACAGGTTTGGAATGCGGCGGTTATTTTTGAGGAAATCCGTGAAAAAGGCTACCGGGGTGGGAGTGCGATGCTCCGACGTTATATACATCCCAAACGTCCGCTCAGGGCCTCGAAAAACACGGTACGCTTTGAAACCCTCCCCGGTTATCAACTTCAACACGATTGGGGAGAAATCATCGTTGAGGTGGCAGGCTCTGCCTGTACGGTTAATTTTGCCGTTAATACGCTCGGTTTTTCGCGTCGCTTTCATGTCTTTGCTGCCCCTAAGCAAGATGCTGAGCACACGTATGAATCGCTGGTTCGCAGCTTCAATTACTTCGGTGGCAGCGTAAAAAATGTCTTGGTAGATAACCAAAAAGCCGCTGTTATCAAACATGGACAAAATGGCCACATCGAGTTCAATGCGGGCTTCCTGCAACTGGCTAATCACTATGGGTTTAGCCCTCGCGCCTGTAAGCCTTATCGACCGCAAACGAAAGGCAAAACCGAACGGATGGTGGGCTATGTTAAACACAATTTTTTCACTCGCTACCGTCAGTTTGAGAGTTTCGCTCATGTTAATCAACTGCTAGCGATGTGGCTGGCGAAAGTGGCAGACCAGCGTCATCTTCGTCAATTCAAGCAGACACCGGAAAATCGTTTTGCTGAGGAAAAAATAGCCTTGATGCCACTCCCTGCGACTGATTTCGATACCAGCTACTTCGACCTACGACAAGTGGCATGGGACAGCTATATCGATGTCAGAGGTAATCGCTATAGCGTGCCTTCATTCTGGTGTGGTCGTGCGGTTAATATTCGTATCGGTTTAGATAATACGCTACGTATTTACGGCGATGAGCAACTGCTCGCGACGCATCTCTTGCAGGAGGTAACGCAGGGCTGGCAAAAGGTGCCAGAACATCATCAAGCCCTTTGGCAACAGGTCAATCGAGTAGCGTCTCGTTCGCTCAGTGTGTATGAGGAGCTACTCTGATGGAAATGGAAAACTTGTTGATACGGTTAAAAATGGATTACCTGGGCGATGCGTTGGAGAGTTTATGTGAAGAAGCCACCAAGAAAGCACTGAACTACCGTGAATTTCTCCAGCAGGCATTAGCCCAGGAATGGAACGGGCGTCACCAAAAAGGCTTGGAATCGCGGTTAAAACAAGCACGTTTGCCGTGGATAAAAACCTTGGAGCAATTTGACTTTACTTTCCAACCAAGTATAGACAGGAAAATTATCCGCGAGCTGGCGGGGCTGAGGTTTGTCGAACATCATGAAAACGTCATTTTGTTAGGCCCACCTGGGGTAGGGAAAACGCATTTGGCGATAGCGCTGGCTGTCAAGGCAGCTACAGCTGGGCATCGGGTATTGTTTATGCCTCTGGATAGACTCTGCTGTACCTTAATGAAGGCAAAGCAAGAAAACCGTCTGGAACGCCAACTTCAGCAACTGTGCTATGCCAGGGTATTAATACTGGATGAAATCGGGTATTTACCGATGAATCGCGAAGAAGCTAGCCTATTTTTCAGGTTATTGAGCCGTCGTTATGAAAAGGCGAGCATCATTCTCACATCAAATAAAAGTTTTACTGATTGGGGGGACGTATTCGGTGATCACATTTTAGCAACTGCGATTTTAGACAGGCTTTTACATCATTCAACCACATTGAATATTAAAGGAGAAAGCTATCGACTCAAAAATAAACGCAAAGCAGGCATGTTGCCTATAAAAACGACTGATATTATCCAGGCGCCTGGAATAGAAACCCAACAGGAAAATTAGCAAAAACTGGACATTTTAAAGTAGCAAAAAGTGGTCAATCTAAAGTAGCGTTGACATCGGCTGTGGCGTCTTAACCACCTGTACTCCATTACCGATAAACAAGGCGGCAAAATCCGCTTTACCATGACCGCTCCGCAGCGTGACTATTTCACTGGCATGCATACCCGCAATATCATTTTGAAAGCCCGCCAACTGGGCTTTACCACCTTGGTCTGTTTGATTCAGCTGGATGCCGCGCTGTTTGAATCAGCCAAATGTGCCTTGATTGCGCATAC contains:
- a CDS encoding PAS domain-containing protein yields the protein MKTIALELNTFPLTALMDKSLDSWGIKDRHSRFIYTNRAFLDCFNLPPGVDIIGKRHDELPSCVAEFLANLRQEEKNVIKSGQRTTLIKAHLLRHKQKRHPYLYEIFPLYNQEGRCVGTVFYGKKPDTFSLPPIRYFYAI
- the istA gene encoding IS21 family transposase encodes the protein MLRREDHYMIKQRHQQGAFIVDIAHQIGCSEKTVRRHISYPAPPTAKRGKKQVAKLEPFKDYIDSRLSEQVWNAAVIFEEIREKGYRGGSAMLRRYIHPKRPLRASKNTVRFETLPGYQLQHDWGEIIVEVAGSACTVNFAVNTLGFSRRFHVFAAPKQDAEHTYESLVRSFNYFGGSVKNVLVDNQKAAVIKHGQNGHIEFNAGFLQLANHYGFSPRACKPYRPQTKGKTERMVGYVKHNFFTRYRQFESFAHVNQLLAMWLAKVADQRHLRQFKQTPENRFAEEKIALMPLPATDFDTSYFDLRQVAWDSYIDVRGNRYSVPSFWCGRAVNIRIGLDNTLRIYGDEQLLATHLLQEVTQGWQKVPEHHQALWQQVNRVASRSLSVYEELL
- the istB gene encoding IS21-like element helper ATPase IstB; the encoded protein is MMEMENLLIRLKMDYLGDALESLCEEATKKALNYREFLQQALAQEWNGRHQKGLESRLKQARLPWIKTLEQFDFTFQPSIDRKIIRELAGLRFVEHHENVILLGPPGVGKTHLAIALAVKAATAGHRVLFMPLDRLCCTLMKAKQENRLERQLQQLCYARVLILDEIGYLPMNREEASLFFRLLSRRYEKASIILTSNKSFTDWGDVFGDHILATAILDRLLHHSTTLNIKGESYRLKNKRKAGMLPIKTTDIIQAPGIETQQEN